The following are from one region of the Jeongeupia sp. USM3 genome:
- the tssB gene encoding type VI secretion system contractile sheath small subunit yields MAESTQHKLDRVRPPRVQITYDVEIGNAIEKKELPLVVGILADLAGKQETPPAKLGERRFVDIDRDNFNEVMNAVSPRLAVQVGNAIGGDGSKLNIELKFKHIDDFDPVSIVKQVEPLRRLYEARQKLRDLLTKLDGNDQLDQLLQNVVANTEGLQEIKSSTAAGETTQTATPAADTQAAEATPEPQA; encoded by the coding sequence ATGGCCGAGAGCACGCAGCACAAGCTGGACCGCGTCCGCCCTCCACGCGTCCAGATCACCTACGACGTGGAAATTGGCAACGCCATCGAGAAGAAAGAATTGCCATTGGTCGTCGGTATTCTGGCTGACCTTGCCGGCAAGCAGGAGACGCCGCCCGCCAAGCTCGGTGAACGCCGTTTCGTCGACATCGATCGCGACAACTTCAACGAGGTGATGAACGCCGTCTCCCCGCGCCTCGCGGTCCAGGTCGGCAACGCGATCGGCGGCGACGGCAGCAAACTCAATATCGAGCTCAAGTTCAAGCACATCGACGACTTCGACCCGGTCAGCATCGTCAAGCAGGTCGAACCGCTGCGCCGCCTGTACGAAGCGCGCCAGAAGCTGCGCGACCTGCTGACCAAGCTCGACGGCAACGACCAGCTCGACCAGCTGCTGCAGAACGTCGTCGCCAATACCGAAGGGCTGCAGGAGATCAAGTCCAGCACTGCAGCCGGCGAGACCACCCAGACCGCAACGCCCGCAGCCGACACCCAGGCGGCGGAAGCGACGCCCGAACCCCAGGCCTAA
- the tssK gene encoding type VI secretion system baseplate subunit TssK, with the protein MNEVPEAICWHEGMQLLPQHFQQQSLRAETLAARHAAAAHPWFWGVQSVDIDESALRAGIVRVQALEAVLPDGLPVGFDAGVRPALELDVTDQIAASTRHAVTVFVAVAPLWRGGRLDPRGSRYLSVHGEAVPDLAGGETPEPLVLWRPDLRLVTDDTRADLVCIPLLRVEQQGGGFAPLPYVPPTPRLQPESPLGRKVAGLCARVREKCVYLAGRVRAAQQAGRDEEVPELSRQLRSLWSRLPEVEAALSSRIAHPAQVHLLLAGMAGAVATLDPAAGVPAFRPLEYGELLAGYDELIGWLDTALGRVKTSYRTVPFARDAAGFWLDLADLPVSAAPTLGVRMPGGEQGAIAWLQQAIIASDGHVATLVRQRMRGLSWQALDQGASLSYSVPGDMHLVVLDTDSEWFDRGARLRLTGAAGATLPAPWEVVLFLPAEDR; encoded by the coding sequence TTGAACGAGGTACCGGAAGCCATCTGCTGGCACGAGGGCATGCAACTGCTGCCGCAGCATTTCCAGCAGCAATCGCTGCGTGCCGAGACCCTGGCCGCGCGCCATGCCGCGGCCGCACATCCGTGGTTCTGGGGGGTGCAGTCGGTCGATATCGACGAATCGGCGTTGCGGGCCGGCATCGTGCGCGTCCAGGCGCTCGAAGCCGTGCTTCCCGACGGCCTGCCGGTCGGTTTTGACGCCGGTGTGCGTCCGGCGCTCGAACTCGACGTGACGGACCAGATCGCCGCGTCGACGCGCCATGCGGTGACAGTATTCGTTGCAGTAGCGCCGCTGTGGCGGGGGGGGCGGCTTGATCCGCGCGGCAGCCGCTATCTGTCGGTCCACGGTGAGGCGGTGCCCGATCTGGCCGGCGGTGAAACGCCGGAGCCCTTGGTGCTGTGGCGCCCCGACCTCAGGCTGGTGACCGACGATACCCGGGCCGATCTCGTCTGCATTCCGTTGCTGCGCGTCGAGCAGCAGGGCGGCGGTTTCGCACCGCTGCCCTACGTACCGCCGACCCCGAGGCTGCAGCCCGAATCGCCGCTCGGCCGCAAGGTGGCCGGGCTGTGCGCACGCGTGCGCGAGAAGTGCGTCTATCTGGCCGGCCGGGTCCGCGCAGCGCAGCAGGCCGGGCGCGACGAGGAGGTTCCCGAACTGAGCCGGCAACTGCGCTCGCTCTGGTCGCGGCTGCCGGAGGTCGAGGCGGCATTGTCGAGCCGGATCGCTCACCCGGCGCAGGTCCACCTGCTGCTGGCCGGCATGGCCGGCGCGGTGGCGACACTCGATCCCGCCGCCGGCGTTCCGGCGTTCCGGCCACTCGAATACGGCGAACTGCTGGCCGGCTACGACGAACTGATCGGCTGGCTGGACACCGCGCTCGGCCGGGTCAAGACCAGTTACCGCACCGTGCCGTTCGCGCGCGACGCCGCCGGTTTCTGGCTCGATCTCGCCGACCTGCCGGTATCGGCGGCGCCGACGCTCGGAGTGCGGATGCCCGGCGGCGAACAGGGCGCGATCGCGTGGCTGCAGCAGGCGATCATCGCCTCGGACGGCCATGTCGCCACGCTGGTCCGGCAACGCATGCGCGGCCTGTCGTGGCAGGCGCTGGATCAGGGCGCCAGCCTGTCGTACAGCGTACCGGGCGACATGCATCTGGTGGTGCTGGATACCGACAGCGAGTGGTTCGATCGCGGTGCGCGCCTGCGTCTGACCGGCGCCGCCGGCGCGACGCTGCCGGCGCCGTGGGAAGTCGTGCTGTTCCTGCCGGCCGAGGACCGCTGA
- the tssC gene encoding type VI secretion system contractile sheath large subunit, with the protein MTQAQAGSDSAAQTVSLSLLDRIIADGRMAHDDSQKAYAKDLLAEFATQVLDEGMVVDSDTVAMINHRIGQIDALIGKQLDEILHHKDVQQLEASWRGLHYLVMNTETSTRLKLRLLDVSKQELQNDLEKAVEFDQSALFKKIYEEEYGTFGGHPFSVLVGDFEFGRHPQDVALLEKLSNVAAAAHAPFIAAASPRLFDMGSFTELAQPRDLAKVFESTELIKWRSFRASEDSRYVSLVLPHVLLRLPYGPDTKPVEGISYTEDVDGTNHQKYLWGNASWALGQRITEAYAKYGWCAAIRGVEGGGAVEGLPAHTFSTASGDLALKCPTEVPITDRREKELDALGFIALCHKKNSDLAVFFGGQTTNLAKLYNLPEANANARISAMLPYVLAASRFAHYIKVIMRDKIGSFATRDNVQAYLNNWIADYVLVNDNAQQEIKAQYPLREARVDVTEVAGKPGAYRATVFLRPHFQLEELTASIRLVASLPQPAA; encoded by the coding sequence ATGACCCAAGCACAAGCCGGCAGCGACAGCGCTGCGCAAACCGTATCGCTGTCGCTGCTCGACCGGATCATCGCCGACGGCCGGATGGCGCACGACGACAGCCAGAAGGCCTACGCCAAGGACCTGCTCGCCGAGTTCGCCACCCAGGTGCTCGACGAAGGCATGGTCGTCGACAGCGACACCGTCGCCATGATCAACCACCGCATCGGCCAGATCGACGCGCTGATCGGCAAGCAGCTCGACGAGATCCTCCATCACAAGGACGTGCAGCAGCTCGAAGCCTCGTGGCGCGGCCTGCACTACCTGGTGATGAACACCGAAACCAGCACGCGGCTGAAGCTGCGCCTGCTCGACGTGTCGAAGCAGGAGCTGCAGAACGACCTCGAGAAGGCGGTCGAGTTCGACCAGAGCGCGCTGTTCAAGAAGATCTACGAGGAAGAGTACGGCACCTTCGGCGGCCACCCGTTCAGCGTGCTGGTCGGCGATTTCGAGTTCGGCCGTCACCCGCAGGATGTCGCACTGCTCGAAAAGCTGTCGAACGTCGCCGCCGCCGCGCATGCGCCGTTCATCGCGGCCGCAAGCCCGCGGCTGTTCGACATGGGCAGTTTCACCGAGCTGGCCCAGCCGCGCGATCTGGCCAAGGTGTTCGAAAGCACCGAGCTGATCAAGTGGCGCTCGTTCCGCGCCAGCGAGGATTCGCGCTACGTGTCGCTGGTGCTGCCGCACGTGCTGCTGCGCCTGCCCTACGGCCCGGACACCAAGCCGGTCGAGGGGATCAGCTACACCGAGGACGTCGACGGCACCAACCATCAGAAGTACCTGTGGGGCAACGCATCGTGGGCGCTCGGCCAGCGGATCACCGAAGCGTACGCCAAGTACGGCTGGTGCGCGGCGATCCGCGGTGTCGAAGGCGGCGGCGCTGTCGAAGGCCTGCCGGCGCATACCTTCAGCACCGCATCGGGCGACCTCGCGCTCAAGTGCCCGACCGAGGTACCGATCACCGACCGGCGCGAAAAGGAGCTCGACGCGCTCGGCTTCATCGCGCTGTGCCACAAGAAGAACAGCGACCTTGCCGTGTTCTTCGGCGGCCAGACGACCAACCTGGCCAAGCTGTACAACCTGCCCGAAGCCAACGCCAACGCGCGCATTTCGGCCATGCTGCCCTACGTGCTCGCCGCCTCGCGCTTCGCGCACTACATCAAGGTCATCATGCGCGACAAGATCGGCAGCTTCGCGACGCGCGACAACGTCCAGGCCTACCTGAATAACTGGATTGCCGACTACGTACTGGTCAACGACAACGCCCAGCAGGAAATCAAGGCGCAGTACCCGCTGCGCGAGGCGCGCGTCGACGTGACCGAAGTCGCCGGCAAGCCGGGCGCCTATCGGGCGACGGTCTTCCTGCGTCCGCATTTCCAGCTCGAAGAGCTGACCGCGTCGATCCGTCTGGTCGCATCGCTGCCGCAGCCCGCGGCCTGA
- a CDS encoding DotU/TssL family secretion system protein — protein sequence MRDILRLPLHRDAPLTPVFESSWCEWLERWQDIRMRAQPGEALAAEAVEVASTLARRLARVALSRTGHAGQQQVDTMQFAFVALIDELLIFDDWAGQESWQAAPLELRLFGSCAAGEQLPAQIEQLLQLRDPAARDLANVLLQVLLLGFYGRLRSGEGRVVHAAWRRALFEFAWGRAPDEQQLAVDLERPAAIVPLRVSARRMLPDGARLGLIALALVVVMTAIGHLFWLDLSSSIEAGLPLAAGRSPA from the coding sequence ATGCGTGACATCCTGCGTTTGCCGCTGCACCGGGATGCGCCGCTGACGCCGGTTTTCGAATCGAGCTGGTGCGAATGGCTCGAGCGCTGGCAGGACATCCGGATGCGGGCCCAGCCCGGCGAGGCGCTGGCGGCCGAAGCCGTCGAAGTGGCCAGCACGCTGGCGCGCCGCCTGGCACGAGTCGCGCTGTCCAGGACCGGGCACGCCGGCCAGCAACAGGTCGACACGATGCAGTTCGCCTTTGTCGCGCTGATCGACGAGCTGCTGATTTTCGACGACTGGGCGGGGCAGGAGAGCTGGCAGGCTGCACCGCTGGAACTGCGCCTGTTCGGTAGTTGCGCCGCCGGCGAGCAACTGCCGGCACAGATCGAGCAGTTGCTGCAGCTTCGCGATCCGGCGGCGCGCGATCTGGCGAACGTGCTGCTCCAGGTGCTGCTGCTGGGCTTCTACGGCCGTCTGCGCAGTGGCGAAGGCCGGGTGGTCCATGCTGCGTGGCGGCGGGCGCTGTTCGAATTCGCCTGGGGCCGCGCGCCCGACGAGCAGCAACTGGCCGTCGATCTCGAGCGCCCGGCGGCCATCGTGCCGCTGCGCGTCTCGGCCCGGCGCATGCTGCCCGACGGTGCACGCCTCGGGCTGATCGCGCTGGCGCTCGTCGTGGTGATGACCGCGATCGGGCACCTGTTCTGGCTGGACCTGAGTTCCTCGATCGAGGCAGGGCTGCCGCTGGCCGCCGGACGGAGCCCGGCATGA
- the tssF gene encoding type VI secretion system baseplate subunit TssF: MSSDSIDPLLLDYYQRELTWLRHAGADFAERYPKVARRLDLSGEESTDPHVERLLEGFAFLNARLQRRLDDDFSQLTDALLEQLYPYALRPMPSAAVIRFEPDATKGNLAQGYEIPRDTALFATTDSGDSIHFRTTAPVTIWPIEVADATLLPTEEAQALTGIGDARSALRLRLRCHAPLRWSELGLDSLRIHLAGSPIHAATLYDLLCAHAIGICVAPADRPARLLPGALPQPAGFGADDALLPLEDGVQPAYRLLLEYFAFPAKFLFFDLPIRVPDDAGEQIELLIAFDRAPSQRLTLRPSDIALGCTPGINLFPRTSEPLRPDGTRSEYRLIADSHREHSHEIYAVRQLRAGNDERAYVAPAYFAFSHGTRTTGTWWHARRTSGRRGSDMLLTWVDENFNPHSAPDHTLTAELLCTNRGLAEGMPAGTALSFQRAGPVARARLLGKPTPQTTAPLAGASRWRLVSQLSLNHLSLVEDAQPLAALQEILALYNLSDSQTSRRQIAGIVGLETRRAVAHVGRQAWRGWRNGLEVRLTLDEVNFTGTSRVLFSGVLGHFLAQYASINRFIRTVLVDNDRDIKTWQPLVGDPLIL, encoded by the coding sequence ATGAGCAGCGATTCGATCGATCCGCTGCTGCTCGACTATTACCAGCGCGAGCTGACCTGGCTGCGCCATGCCGGGGCCGACTTCGCCGAGCGTTATCCGAAGGTCGCCCGGCGGCTCGACCTGTCCGGCGAGGAAAGCACCGACCCCCATGTCGAGCGGCTGCTCGAGGGCTTCGCCTTCCTGAACGCCCGGCTCCAGCGCCGGCTCGATGACGATTTCTCGCAGCTCACCGACGCACTGCTCGAGCAGCTCTACCCCTATGCGCTGCGGCCGATGCCGTCGGCTGCCGTCATCCGCTTCGAACCCGATGCGACCAAGGGCAATCTGGCCCAGGGTTACGAGATCCCGCGAGACACCGCGCTCTTCGCGACAACGGACAGCGGAGACAGCATCCATTTCCGCACGACGGCGCCGGTCACTATCTGGCCGATCGAGGTCGCCGACGCCACCTTGCTGCCGACCGAAGAGGCACAGGCACTTACCGGGATCGGCGATGCACGCAGCGCCCTGCGCCTGCGCCTGCGCTGCCATGCGCCGCTGCGCTGGTCCGAACTCGGCCTCGACTCGCTGCGCATCCATCTGGCCGGTTCGCCGATCCATGCCGCAACGCTGTACGACCTGCTGTGCGCCCACGCAATCGGGATCTGCGTGGCGCCGGCCGACAGACCGGCCCGGCTCCTGCCCGGCGCGCTGCCGCAACCGGCCGGCTTCGGTGCGGACGATGCGCTGCTGCCGCTCGAAGACGGCGTCCAGCCGGCCTACCGCCTGCTGCTCGAGTATTTCGCCTTCCCGGCCAAGTTCCTGTTCTTCGACCTGCCGATCCGGGTCCCCGATGATGCAGGCGAGCAGATCGAACTGCTCATCGCCTTCGACCGTGCCCCGTCACAGCGGCTGACGCTGCGGCCGAGCGACATCGCGCTCGGCTGCACGCCGGGCATCAACCTGTTTCCGCGCACGTCCGAGCCGTTGCGCCCCGACGGCACCCGCAGCGAGTACCGGCTGATCGCCGACAGCCACCGCGAGCACAGCCACGAGATCTACGCGGTCCGCCAGCTCCGCGCCGGCAACGACGAACGCGCCTACGTGGCACCGGCATATTTCGCATTCAGCCACGGCACCCGGACGACCGGCACGTGGTGGCACGCGCGGCGCACCAGCGGCCGTCGCGGCAGCGACATGCTGCTGACCTGGGTCGACGAGAACTTCAACCCGCACAGCGCCCCTGACCACACGCTCACCGCCGAGCTGCTGTGCACCAACCGCGGACTTGCCGAGGGGATGCCGGCCGGCACAGCGCTGTCGTTCCAGCGCGCCGGGCCGGTCGCACGGGCCCGGCTGCTGGGCAAGCCGACGCCGCAGACCACCGCACCGCTCGCCGGCGCCTCGCGCTGGCGGCTCGTGTCGCAGCTGTCGCTCAACCACCTGTCGCTGGTCGAGGACGCGCAGCCGCTCGCGGCGCTGCAGGAAATCCTCGCGCTCTACAACCTCAGCGACAGCCAGACGTCCCGGCGGCAGATTGCCGGCATCGTCGGCCTGGAAACGCGTCGCGCCGTCGCCCACGTCGGCCGCCAGGCGTGGCGGGGCTGGCGCAACGGGCTCGAGGTCCGGCTGACGCTGGACGAAGTCAACTTCACCGGTACGAGCCGCGTGCTGTTTTCGGGCGTGCTCGGCCATTTCCTCGCCCAGTACGCAAGCATCAACCGCTTCATCCGCACGGTACTGGTCGACAACGACCGGGACATCAAGACATGGCAACCGCTGGTCGGCGACCCGCTGATTCTGTAG
- the tssE gene encoding type VI secretion system baseplate subunit TssE: protein MTSAKPFLAPLFDRLADDTPDGMADDAAHWRHDVDDVIRSVQDELSRLLNSRRGTLQHAHPLSVIDYGVEDWSAFALTSPQQQHRVERQIAEVIRHFEPRVSEPQVRLVPLPGQSQRLGVQISGRLAGHPSLPPVVFINTALDALPA, encoded by the coding sequence ATGACTTCCGCAAAGCCCTTTCTCGCGCCGCTGTTCGATCGCCTTGCCGACGACACCCCGGACGGCATGGCGGATGACGCCGCCCACTGGCGCCACGACGTGGACGACGTCATCCGTTCGGTCCAGGACGAGCTCTCCCGGCTGCTGAACTCGCGGCGCGGGACCCTGCAACACGCCCATCCCTTGAGCGTTATCGACTACGGCGTGGAGGACTGGAGCGCCTTCGCGCTCACCTCGCCACAGCAGCAGCACCGCGTAGAACGGCAGATCGCCGAGGTCATCCGCCATTTCGAGCCGAGGGTGAGCGAGCCGCAGGTCCGGCTCGTTCCGCTGCCCGGCCAGTCGCAGCGGCTCGGCGTGCAGATCAGCGGCCGTCTTGCTGGCCATCCTTCGCTCCCCCCCGTCGTCTTCATCAATACCGCGCTCGACGCGCTGCCGGCATGA
- a CDS encoding Hcp family type VI secretion system effector: MDAIILDLGKDIKGDCALEGYKDKIEIMSYSHNVAMQVTNDVSNTERTSGKPHIGEFTVTKFVDGSTPSLNQYCCSGKSIPEVLLTIGRNAAESSGKIMPFITYTLTNVIMSNVSVSGGAGGKPVETLSLNFTKIKWDLTTQKDDGSKEGSAATTWDLAANKAGK; the protein is encoded by the coding sequence ATGGATGCCATCATTCTCGACCTGGGCAAGGACATCAAGGGCGATTGCGCGCTCGAAGGCTACAAGGACAAGATCGAAATCATGTCCTACAGCCACAACGTGGCGATGCAGGTCACCAACGACGTCAGCAATACCGAGCGTACCTCGGGCAAACCGCATATCGGCGAATTCACCGTGACCAAGTTCGTCGACGGATCGACCCCGTCGCTGAACCAGTACTGCTGCTCGGGCAAGTCGATCCCGGAAGTCCTGCTGACGATCGGCCGCAATGCGGCGGAAAGCAGCGGCAAGATCATGCCGTTCATCACCTACACGCTGACCAACGTAATCATGTCGAACGTCAGCGTCAGCGGCGGTGCCGGCGGCAAACCGGTCGAGACGCTGTCGCTCAACTTCACCAAGATCAAGTGGGATCTGACGACGCAGAAGGACGACGGCTCCAAGGAAGGTTCGGCGGCAACGACCTGGGATCTGGCGGCCAACAAGGCCGGCAAGTAA
- the tssG gene encoding type VI secretion system baseplate subunit TssG has protein sequence MATAGRRPADSVAERLQRETHAFEFAQAVAILQRLAPHGTPPGHGVDPRQETVRLHGPLAPVLPVSALGPLRPPDRDDARPALPVHLFGLGGPDGPLPYAYQEWLQARRARKDHAPAAFLDLFHQRLLGQLYRTLQKHRIAAPFDAPDRSATRQILRALTGLLPRTLHERQAVPDAALLGRTAILANRRRSAGGFQSIVRGHFGVPVRIEQFDGAWSPLPDGACTRLGRGGGNNRLGLGALAGSRVWDEQAGIRIILGPMPLASYVGFLPGGDRHRELMALARFYFGIDMACRLVLQLAPEQSPRPVLDRRAPLRLGQTSWLAGKTDAPRRCILSDTREPKWS, from the coding sequence ATGGCAACCGCTGGTCGGCGACCCGCTGATTCTGTAGCCGAGCGGCTGCAGCGCGAAACGCATGCGTTCGAGTTCGCGCAGGCGGTCGCGATCCTGCAGCGGCTCGCGCCTCACGGCACGCCGCCGGGCCACGGTGTCGACCCGAGGCAGGAAACCGTACGCCTGCACGGTCCGCTTGCACCGGTCCTGCCCGTCAGCGCACTCGGGCCGTTGCGCCCCCCCGACCGCGACGATGCACGCCCCGCGCTGCCGGTGCACCTGTTCGGGCTCGGCGGTCCGGACGGCCCGCTGCCCTACGCGTACCAGGAGTGGCTGCAGGCCCGGCGCGCACGCAAGGATCACGCACCCGCGGCCTTCCTCGACCTGTTCCACCAGCGGCTGCTGGGCCAGCTCTACCGCACGCTGCAGAAACACCGGATCGCCGCGCCGTTCGATGCGCCGGACCGCAGCGCGACCCGGCAGATCCTGCGCGCACTGACCGGCCTGCTGCCCCGGACGCTGCACGAGCGCCAGGCCGTACCCGACGCCGCCCTGCTCGGCCGAACCGCCATCCTGGCCAACCGGCGGCGGTCGGCCGGCGGCTTCCAGAGCATCGTCCGTGGCCATTTCGGCGTTCCGGTCCGGATCGAACAATTTGACGGCGCCTGGAGCCCACTGCCCGACGGCGCGTGCACGCGGCTCGGTCGCGGCGGCGGCAACAACCGGCTCGGCCTCGGCGCGCTGGCGGGATCAAGAGTCTGGGACGAACAGGCCGGCATCCGCATCATCCTCGGGCCGATGCCGCTGGCAAGCTATGTGGGCTTTCTGCCCGGCGGCGACCGACACCGCGAGCTGATGGCGCTGGCGCGCTTCTACTTCGGCATCGACATGGCGTGCCGGCTGGTGCTGCAGCTGGCCCCGGAACAGTCTCCCAGACCGGTACTGGACCGGCGTGCGCCACTGCGGCTCGGCCAGACCAGCTGGCTGGCCGGCAAGACCGACGCCCCCCGCCGCTGCATCCTGTCCGACACCCGCGAGCCGAAATGGAGCTGA